In Anser cygnoides isolate HZ-2024a breed goose chromosome 16, Taihu_goose_T2T_genome, whole genome shotgun sequence, one genomic interval encodes:
- the R3HDML gene encoding peptidase inhibitor R3HDML, with the protein MPRLRLHLCFTGMLCWLAHESGSFALPNATELLSPPSSAGPGLAPGTGVPRGRRRRYLAPRDMSAILDYHNQVRAQVSPPAANMEYMVWDERLARAAEAWAVQCVWDHGPPQLMKYVGQNLSIHSGRYRSVVDMVRSWHREQQHYSFPHPRECNPRCPSKCSGSVCSHYTQMVWASSNRLGCAIHACSNVRVWGSTWRRAVLLVCNYAIKGNWIGEAPYKVGRPCSACPPTYGGVCSNNMCFTGLKSNQVSWF; encoded by the exons aTGCCGCGGCTGCGCTTGCACCTCTGCTTCACCGGCATGCTCTGCTGGCTGGCGCACGAGTCCGGCTCCTTCGCGCTGCCCAACGCCACCGagctcctgtcccctcccagcagcgcggggccggggctggctcCTGGCACCGGGgtgccccgcggccgccgccgccggtaCCTGGCGCCCCGCGACATGAGCGCCATCCTGGACTACCACAACCAGGTGCGGGCGCAGGTGTCCCCCCCGGCCGCCAACATGGAGTACATG GTGTGGGACGAGCGGCTGGCCAGGGCGGCGGAGGCGTGGGCCGTGCAGTGCGTGTGGGACCACGGCCCCCCCCAGCTGATGAAGTACGTGGGGCAGAACCTCTCCATCCACTCGGGCAG GTACCGCTCCGTGGTGGACATGGTGCGGTCGTGGCACCGCGAGCAGCAGCACTACTCCTTCCCGCACCCCCGCGAGTGCAACCCCCGCTGCCCCTCCAAGTGCAGCGGCTCCGTCTGCAGCCACTACACCCAG ATGGTGTGGGCGTCCTCCAACAGGCTGGGCTGCGCCATCCACGCCTGCAGCAATGTGCGGGTTTGGGGCAGCACGTGGCGCCGCGCCGTCCTCCTCGTCTGCAACTATGCCATCAA gGGCAACTGGATCGGGGAGGCGCCCTACAAGGTGGGGAGGCCGTGCTCAGCCTGCCCGCCCACCTACGGCGGGGTCTGCTCCAACAACATGTGCTTCACGGGACTCAAATCCAACCAAGTGAGCTGGTTTTAG